A stretch of the Corylus avellana chromosome ca6, CavTom2PMs-1.0 genome encodes the following:
- the LOC132183635 gene encoding uncharacterized protein LOC132183635 codes for MASKLVQLQSKAAQASNFLAKNGGAYYKQILEQNKQYIQEPPTVEKCNLLSKQLFYTRLASIPGRNEAFWKELDYVKQLWKNRNELKVEDAGIAALFGLECFAWFCAGEIVGRGFTFTGYYV; via the exons ATGGCATCCAAGCTGGTTCAATTGCAATCCAAGGCTGCTCAAGCTTCGAACTTTTTGGCCAAGAATGGAGGTGCCTACTACAAGCAGATATTGGAGCAAAACAAGCAGTACATTCAAGAGCCACCTACCGTTGAGAAATGCAACCTTTTGTCAAAGCAATTGTTTTATACTCGTCTAGCCAG TATTCCTGGACGCAATGAAGCATTCTGGAAGGAGCTTGATTATGTTAAGCAGCTGTGGAAGAACAGGAATGAGCTTAAGGTTGAGGATGCTGGCATTGCTGCTCTGTTTGGATTGGAATGCTTTGCCTGGTTCTGTGCTGGTGAGATTGTAGGTCGAGGATTTACATTCACAGGCTACTACGTTTAA
- the LOC132184053 gene encoding ferrochelatase-2, chloroplastic has product MSATSGSGVLPRTKVFGSTQYKSDRRIPTSCSYTRFPMSVSCHLSEGLEDLDKSTSKALAISCSGSSDKRNGLVGRSSHCSPIEKRNPVGQTFYSVGVFTNGEADIGSNSHIMEEKVGVLLLNLGGPETLDDVQPFLFNLFADPDIIRLPRLFKFLQRPLAKLISVFRAPKSKEGYAAIGGGSPLRKITDEQANALKMALEAKNTPVNVYVGMRYWYPFTEEAIEQIKRDRITRLVVLPLYPQFSISTTGSSIRVLQSVFREDAYLSELPVSIIKSWYQRQGYIKSMADLIEKELKSFSKPEEVMIFFSAHGVPVSYIENAGDPYKDQMEECIYLIMQELKARGTNNEHTLCYQSRVGPVQWLKPYTDEGLVELGQKGVKSLLAVPVSFVSEHIETLEEIDMEYKHLALESGIENWGRVPALGCTSSFITDLADAVIEALPTATAMSTSRTISKAVDNDPMQYVIKMFFGSILAFVLLLSPKAVMAFRNRLF; this is encoded by the exons ATGTCCGCGACGTCAGGCTCCGGTGTTCTTCCCCGTACGAAGGTCTTCGGTTCGACTCAGTACAAATCGGATCGTAGAATTCCAAC GTCATGCTCCTATACCAGATTTCCCATGTCTGTCTCATGCCACTTATCCGAGGGATTAGAGGATCTTGATAAATCTACATCTAAAGCCTTAGCGATTTCATGTTCTGGCTCAAGTGATAAAAGAAATGGCTTGGTTGGGAGATCAAGTCACTGTAGCCCCATTGAGAAGAGAAACCCAGTGGGGCAAACATTTTACTCCGTGGGAGTATTCACGAACGGTGAAGCTGATATAGGGTCTAATTCACACATTATGGAAGAGAAGGTTGGAGTGTTGCTTCTGAATCTAGGAGGACCGGAGACACTTGATGATGTTCAACCATTCTTGTTCAATCTATTTGCAGATCCT GATATCATTCGTCTCCCAAGGTTGTTTAAGTTTCTCCAGCGACCATTAGCAAAGTTAATATCTGTGTTTAGGGCTCCCAAAAGCAAAGAAGGGTATGCTGCTATAGGAGGTGGCTCTCCTTTGCGGAAAATAACAGATGAGCAG GCGAATGCACTTAAAATGGCTTTGGAAGCCAAGAACACGCCTGTAAATGTCTATGTTGGAATGCGGTATTGGTACCCATTCACCGAGGAAGCAATTGAGCAA ATTAAGCGGGACAGGATAACAAGGCTTGTTGTGCTGCCCCTGTATCCCCAGTTCTCCATCTCTACAACTGGATCAAGCATCCGTGTGCTCCAGAGTGTATTCAG GGAAGATGCATATCTATCGGAGCTGCCTGTTTCTATTATAAAGTCCTGGTATCAACGACAAGGTTACATTAAGTCAATGGCTGATTTGATTGAGAAGGAGTTAAAGAGTTTTTCAAAGCCTGAGGAG GTTATGATATTCTTCAGTGCTCATGGAGTACCAGTCAGTTATATTGAGAATGCAGGAGATCCTTACAAAGATCAAATGGAGGAGTGCATCTACTTAATAATGCAAGAGCTGAAAGCTAGAGGAACTAACAATGAACATACTCTTTGTTACCAG AGCCGAGTTGGTCCTGTACAATGGCTGAAGCCCTACACCGATGAAGGTCTTGTTGAGCTTGGCCAGAAAGGTGTGAAAAGTCTCCTAGCTGTTCCAGTGAG CTTTGTGAGTGAGCACATAGAGACTCTTGAAGAGATTGATATGGAGTACAAGCACTTGGCCCTTGAATCTGGAATTGAGAACTGGGGCCGTGTCCCTGCCCTTGGATGCACCTCTTCTTTCATAACAGATCTGGCAGATGCTGTAATAGAAGCTCTACCAACAGCGACAGCCATGTCGACCTCAAGGACCATCTCCAAAGCAGTTGATAATGACCCAATGCAATATGTTATCAAAATGTTCTTTGGTTCCATCTTGGCATTTGTCTTGCTTTTGTCACCAAAAGCGGTAATGGCGTTCAGGAACCGCCTCTTTTGA